In the Gossypium arboreum isolate Shixiya-1 chromosome 10, ASM2569848v2, whole genome shotgun sequence genome, one interval contains:
- the LOC128282025 gene encoding uncharacterized protein LOC128282025, whose protein sequence is MPNVEAREALDLLVIETRSHDRVAGDDALSQAMLQILERVARPNTSTVGRGSVTERIKSNGAKIFRGITGVAPNAVEYWIEATERIMDDLNCTSEQKLKGAVSLLRDKAYQWWLIVKEGTQPDRLTLEFFENKGVSEFDPGGKSVAKYEAEFLRLSRSVRGMVTTEYECCVHFEVNLRDDLQVLIAPQREQDFTVLVEKVKIAEDVKCVER, encoded by the exons ATGCCTAACGTTGAGGCAAGAGAGGCACTTGATTTACTTGTGATTGAGACTAGGTCACATGATCGGGTagctggggatgacgcactgtcccaagctatgctACAAATTTTGGAGAGGGTTGCTAGGCCCAATACTAGTACTGTGGGCCGTGGGTCAGTAACGGAGCGAATCAAGTCTAATGGGGCTAAGATCTTTAGGGGTAtcactggagttgcccctaatgcgGTTGAATATTGGATAGAGGcgacagagaggatcatggatgacctcaaCTGCACCTCAGAgcagaaactaaagggtgcagtGTCATTGTTAAGAGAtaaagcctatcagtggtggcttattgtaaaagagggtactcagcccgatCGATTGACTTTGGAGTTTTTCGAGAAT AAGGGAGTTTCTGAATTTGACCCAGGGGGTAAGTCCGTGGCTAAATACGAGGCAGAATTTTTGCGATTGAGCCGTTCTGTGCGAGGCATGGTGACAACTGAGTATGAGTGTTGCGTGCATTTTGAGGTCAACCTCAGGGATGATCTAcaagttttgatagctccacaaagggagcaaGATTTTACTGTGTTAGTGGAAAAGGTGAAGATTGCCGAGGATGTGAAATGCGTTGAGCGCTAG
- the LOC108488104 gene encoding uncharacterized protein LOC108488104, translating into MYRDLRELYWFPGLKREVIDFVSKCLTCQQVKVEHQLPSGLLKPVNISLWKWERVTMDFVSELPLTPTKKDSKLAKLYVSEIVRLDGIPVSSIFDRDPRFTSQFWRKLHEALGTRKKSYADLKRKEIQYSVEDLVFLKVSSWKKLELPSDLDQIHNIFHISMLRRYRSDPAHIVSIEEIKVRSDLTFEEEPAQILDRDVKVLMRKSVLLVKVLWRNHSSEEAMWEPEEISGTLKLGQLVFEGSGSV; encoded by the exons ATGTATCGAGACCTTCGAGAATTGTATTGGTTTCCAGGGCTTAAGCGTGAAGTTATTGATTTTGTGAGTAAGTGCCTAACTTGCCAACAGGTTAAGgtggagcatcagttgccttcagggttacttaaGCCAGTTAATATTtcgctttggaagtgggagagagtaactatggattttgttagtgAGCTACCCTTAACACctactaagaaagattca AAGttggctaaactgtatgtgtctgaaattgtgagactggATGGGATACCAGTTTCCAGTATATtcgatagagatcctcgcttcacgtctcagtTTTGGAGAAAGTTGCATGAagcattgggtacaag GAAAAAATCATACGCAGATCTAAAGCGTAAAGAGATTCAGTATTCTGTGGAAGACTTGGTGTTTCTCAAGGTCTCgtcatggaagaag CTTGAGTTACCTTCAGATTTGGACCAGATTCATAACATATTCCacatctctatgttgaggcgatatcgttctgatcctGCGCACATCGTCTCGATTGAGGAGATTAAGGTTAGGTCGgatctgacctttgaggaagagccaGCTCAGATTTTAGATCGTGATGTGAAGGTTCTGATGAGGAAGTCAGTTCTACTGGTTAAGGTGCTATGGCGTAATCACAGTTCTGAGGAAGCCATGTGGGAACCAGAAGAG ATTTCTGGGACTCTGAAGCTTGGACAGTTGGTATTTGAGGGAAGTGGGAGTGTGTAG